The stretch of DNA TATGTAACAATTTTATCAATCACCCCAACCGATGCTGCATGATACATAGGTCTTGCCTTACCATACGTTTCTCTCGCTTCTTTTTCGTAACCATTTTCCATCAATAATGGATACATTACTTCTAAAAATTTTGTTCTCCCTACTCGTTGCAAGAAATCTTCCACATAAGGTATTACCTTATCATATTTCTTTGGAATAGTAATCTCGGTCCAAGCTGAAAAAATTTCAGCATTTTTAGATTCTGACAAATGAAAAAGTTCATCAACCAATAATAGTGTTTCTATATCTTCATTTTTTAAACTTTGAATGAAGTAAATCCATTGTTGTGTATTCCAATTAATTGTTTGATTAGGATCCACTTCCTTTACATTTGGAATATTAGTAAAAACATCCATTTTTATTTCTGGAAAATTAGCAGGTGTTTCATCTGTAAAAATCCAATTTTCCAGTAAAACAGGATCTTTTCCAATTAAATTCTCCTTTAAATATGTTATAAAAGTATCGGTATCAATTGTTTTGAAGCGGTATTTCGAAAAATAAGAATTAATAAATAAATCAAATTTATCACGTCCATATTTTTCTTCTAACATTTTCAAAAAGAAATATCCTTTTTCATAAGGAATATCAGTCACACCTTCATCAGGGTGTCTTCCTTCTAAATTCAATTTTAATTGAATATCTTGCTTTCGATCATTCTTTGTCAAGTAATCTACACTTCGATCATAATCCAATTTTCCTTTATATTCCAACATTTCTTTTGCATCTTTACCATATAAATCTTCCATAATACGACGCTCAAAATACACTGTAAAGCCTTCATTTAGCCAGAAATCATCCCAAGTAGCATTAGTTACTAAATTTCCTGACCATGAATGAGCCAACTCGTGTGCAATTAAAGATGTTAACGACCGATCACCTACAATCACAGTTGGAGTCACAAAAGTTAATCGAGGATTTTCCATTCCTCCAAACGGAAAACTAGGTGGCATAACAATCAAATCATACTGTCCCCATGCATACGCTCCATATAATTTTTCTGCTGCCTGAATCATTTTTGGCGTCTCTAAAAATTCATCATAAGCAGCTGGTAATGTTGAAGGTTCTGCATAAATTCCTGACATTGAATCAAATGCTTTATAAGCTAAATCTCCTGCCGCTAGCGCTATCAAATAAGGAGGAATAGGTTGACGCATTTTAAAATGATATTCTCCTGAAGTATTTTTTTCTTTTGGATTTTCAGCACTCATAACCGCCATCATTCCTTCAGGCACTTTTATTTTAGCTTCGTATGTCAAACGAATTTGAGGTGTATCTTGAATAGGAATCCAAGAACGGGTATAAATAGATTGTCCTTGTGTATATAAAAAAGGAAACTTTTTATCAGCTGTTTGTTCAGATTTTAACCATTGTAAAGCTTCTGCTGAAGGTGATGTTTCGTAGAAAATTGTTACATTTTTTGTTTCTGGTGTTATATCAATTGCTAAACCTTGCCCTAAATTCTCATCTTTTTTAGAAAATGAAAATGATGTAAGTTGACCATCTACTAAAACCGAATCTACTTTCAAATCATATGTATCTAAAAAAAGATTTTCTGATTGAGATTCAATCGTATAAAACACTTTCCCTTTTAATATGTGCTGGTCAAAATCAACTGTTAAATTCAAATCCATATGGGTAATTTTTGCAGAATCCACCTGAGCATAGGTATGGTTCTTTTTTGAAAATTGAATAATTTCTTCTTTGATTTCTGAATTTACCTCTTCATTCTTTGCTTTTTTCTCTTTACAAGAAAAAATAATCAATAATAAAGTGAATAGTGCAATTATATTTTTTGTTCTCATATTTCTAATTATCAAATTCTTTTAATTGTTTTGAAATAACTGTATAAATTTCTTCTTTAATTCTATTTACATCTTTTTTTATTAATCCTTTTGTTTCTATTATAGGATGTTTTTTAACTCGAATACTTCCTGGATTTCCTCTTAAAAGTGAAAAAGGGAAACGTTTTTTTACATCCCCAAAAGTATAGATAACAATAGGTAGTTGATGTTCTATTGCCATTCCAAAAGCACCATCCTTAAACTTATTTAATTGTATCGATTCATCAGGAACACCTCCTTCTGGAAAAATACAAATACTTAAACCTTGATGAACTTTCTTTTTAACTTCATCATATACTTGCATTCTGCTGTTCCGATCTTTTCGATCTACCAAAATATGGGCTTTCTTAAAAACATAACCCAATAATGGGTAATATTTAACTTCCGATTTACCAACAAAAACAATAGGATTTCGAGGATGCAGTATAAACATAATCATAATATCCAATACAGAAGTATGATTAGAAATAACCATATATTGTTTGGTAGGATCTAATTTTTGAGAAAATCCCTCTTTTTTAAAGTAAAATCCACTAGTATAAAAAACAAACAATGCCCACAGCCTTTCCGTCTGATAAAACGCTTTATATTGATTTAACAAAATCAACACAACACATGTAGGCACAATAAAAGGTAACGAAATCACATTCATTAACAGAAACCATACTTTCCATAATAAGATTAGTGTTGTTTTTATCCACTGCATTCCGTAAAAATAATGATATTTTTTAAACTTCAGAGATAACATAATTCTTATACCTCATTTATATATTATATATCAATACAAAAAAACCTCCAACTATTCACATAATTGGAGGTTAAACCTAATTAATTTAAACTATGAAAAAGCTACCAAATCAAAGTAGTTTTAATATTCTAATATACAATTTATTTTTTGAAATTCAAAATTTAAAATAACTGTACTTTTCTTAAAAGAGAAATTTCACATAAAAAATCTCCACAAGTAAAAACGTGTGGAGAAAACCTAACTAATTTAAATTATGAAAAAGCTACCTTAAAGTAGTTTTAAGTTACTAAATTACAGTTTATTTTTTGAAATTCAAAATTTACAAAACCAGAAAACATCTTTTTTCACTTTATTTACACTCTAACCTTTACTATTTATATTCTCTTATATTTGTATTATTAAAATTAATTTTTATGTTTAGATCTCTTACCGTATTTATTTTATTATTAGTAACCTTTTTTTCATGTAAACAAGCACCTGACTTATCTACTGAAAGCACTGTTTCTAGCAAGAAAACTATATCTGCTTATGACCTAGTCTACTCTCCAAAAGAGATACATTATTTTATTAGTGCTCATCGTGGAGGAAAAGGTTATATGGGATATCCAGAAAATTGTTTAGAAACCATTGATTTTCTTTTAAACGAAGGAGTACAAATATTAGAAATTGATTTAGCTGCTACCAAAGATGGTAAACTTGTTCTTTTACATGACGATCAATTAAATAGAACAACTACTGGAAAAGGTAATTTACATGATTTTACTTACAAAGAATTAGAAAAAATTCATTTAATAGATGATTATAAAAAGACAACTAATTTTAAAATCCCTTTATTGGTAGATGTATTACAATTGGCCAAAGAAAAGGATGCAATTTTAATGTTAGATTTCAAAAAATCAGTAGCATATAAACAAGTTATTGACTTAGTTAAAAAAATGGGAGCTGAAAAAAATGTTGTATTAATTTCTTATAATCAAAATCAAGCAGAAAAATTACACAGGTTAGCTCCTAATATGATGTTATCTGTATCTTTAAGAAACCAAAATGAATATCAAAGACACTTACAAAAAGGAATTCCTACTGAAAAAATGATTGCATTTGTAGGAGTTCGTGAACCTAAAAAAGAGCATTATGATTTTTTACATCAAAAAGGAATTATGACCATTTTAGGAACACTTGGAAACTTAGATAAACGTGCAGCCACTCGTGGAGATCAAATTTATAAACAATTTTTACAAAATGGTGCTGATATTTTGTCATCAGATCGAGCTGTTGAAGCACAGAAAGGAATTAAGAATTAAATACAATGACTTTCCAAGAACGTACTGATTTTTTAAACGAAAAAGTAATTCAATACAATAATATAAGCTTTATTGAAACGGATCCGATTCAAATTCCTCATTCTTTTTCTAAAAAGGAGGATATAGAAATCAGTGGTTTTTTAGCTTCTACCATTGCATGGGGTAATCGGAAAATGATTATCAAAAATGCGAATCAAATGGTTGATTTAATGGATCGTGCTCCTTATGACTTCATCATCAATCATAAGAAAAAAGATTTAGATGTATTCAATCATTTTGTTCATCGAACATTTAACTCGGAAGATATAAAGTTCTTTCTTCAATCTTTACAAAACATATATCAAAATCATAATGGATTAGAATTTCTTTTTCAAACTCAAGAAAAAGAGCAAACCATGAAAGAAGCTTTAGGACGTTTTCGAGAAACATTTTTCTCGATAGAACATCCTAAAAGAACTGAAAAACATGTTTCAAATGCTTTAAAAGGATCTGCTTCAAAACGGTTAATTATGTTTTTACGATGGATGGTTCGTCAAGATCATTGTGGTGTTGATTTTGGAATTTGGGAACATATTTCTCCTTCAAAATTAACTATTCCACTAGATGTTCATAGTGGAAAAGTAGCTAGATCATTGGGCTTGATAAAACGAAAAGCTAACGATTGGAAAACGTTAGAAGAAATTGATGTCCATTTAAGAAAAATGGATCCTCAAGATCCTGCTAAATATGATTATGCTTTATTTGGATTAAGTGCCTTTGAAGAATTTTAAACCCTAAGAAAAAATGCTTATGATACAATATATTGATGAATATGAGTAAAAAATTATTTCAATTTTTATTATTTGCTCTTCTAGTTCCAACACTAGAATTCAATTTAAATGCTCAAACTTTTGTAAAAAAAACAAAAGGTAATTGGGAACTTATCGTTGATAAAAAACCCTTTAAAATTAAAGGTGTCACTTTTGGTTATGACCAAGAAATACAGAATTATGATCATTACTTTCAAGATCTAAAATCTCTTGGTGTCAATACTATCCGTACTTGGGCAACTAACAAGAACACAAAAAAACTACTTGATACAGCTCAAAAATATAATATAAAAGTAATGGTTGGAATATGGATGAGACATGGAAAACCTGGAATGGAAGATGATGATCATTTTAATTATTTAGATGATTCTGAAGGAATGGACATAATGTTTCATAACGCTATTAAAACAGTGGAAAATTATCAACATCATCCTGCAGTATTAACATGGGGTATAGGAAACGAAGTATACCTAAATATCGCTACAGATTCTGAAAAAGAAGCTTATTCCAAATTCTTAGAAAAAATATGCAGTACTATAAAAAAAATGGATCCTTATCATCCTATTACCTCAATTGAAGCTTGGACTTTCGGGTTAGATTGGTGGGAAAATTTTGTTCCTTCACTAGATATCTATGGATTAAACAGTTACGGTCCTGGAGCAAACTTTTTAAATGAAGAATTAAATTCAAGAAAAATTGATAAACCTTACATTATCACTGAATTTGGAGTAACAGGTGAATGGGACATAAAAGAAAAAAAGAATACGATTAAAGTTGAACCAACTGACAGTCAAAAATACAATACTATTGTAAACGGTTACCATAACTGGATTCAAAATAAACCTTCATGTCTTGGTGTATATGTTTTTAATTATGCTAGTGGAGATGATTTTATATCTATTTGGTTAAATACACACTATAAAAATATGTTTCGTCCCCAATACTGGGCTATTCGAGAAGCTTACACAGGAAAAAAACCGCTTAATTATGTTCCTACAATTAAAAAGTTTGAACTATTAAAATTGAAAGAAAAAAATGATTCGTGGATTCCTGTAGATTTAACTATTTCTGATATTGAACAAGATGATTTAACACTCAATTTTTATTACAACCAACGAACCGGTAGCAGAAAAAGGCGTAATCAAATCAAGCCTCTTTCATTTCAAATCAACCAGACTGGAAAATATGAAATTCAATTACCCAATGAAGATGGTCCTATAAAAATATATGTTGTAGCTAAAGACTCTTATCATAACGCTGGAATTGCTTCCACTTCTATTGTCGTTACAAATCAAGAAGCTAAAAAAAGAAAATACCTTGTACCTGAGGCAACCTTACCTTTTTATATTTATAAAGATGATACGACTATCCTTCCTTACCTCCCTACTGCATACATGGGAAATCATAAGGCGATTAACGTTAATTTAGACAATCAAGAAGAGGTACATTCAGGAAAATCAGCAATCAAAATAAGTTATAAAGACAATCATGATTGGTATGGTGTAGGTTTTGTAGATCCGGCAAATGATTGGGGAACAATTTTGGGTGGTTATGACATCTCAAACGCTAAAACATTTAGTTTCTGGGCAAAAACCAATCAAACTCATTTAAAAGCAACTGTTGGATTTGGATTAATTGATAAAAACAAACCCTACCCTGATACTGCAAAAAAATCGAAAGAGATTATTTTAACTGATAAATGGAAAAAATATACCATCAAAACTAAAAAACTGGACCTAAGTTGTATTCGATCAGGTTTTGTTCTATTTTCAAGTAGTAATGGGTTCCCTCATGAAATCTATATTGACAATATTGTTTTTGAATAAAATACATTCTAAAATATAAAAAGATTCCAAATCAAGTTTGGAATGGCAAATGAAATAAACATTCTGAAAAAATAAATTAAAAGGAAATTTTAATTTAATAATGTAAGATATTAGAAGATTTCTTTTAAAACTATAAAAAAAGAAAAGACTTTTTCAAACAATAAATAAAAGTCTTTTCTCTTTATTCTTTTTTCTTATCTCAATCGATAATATTTATGATTGATAGAATGTAATTTCTAAATAATCACTAATGGTTTTTTTCAAATCTCTTCGATGTATAATTTTATCTAAAAAACCATGTTCTAAGACAAATTCTGAAGTTTGAAATCCTTCGGGTAAATCTTTACCAATTGTTTCTTTAATAACTCGTGGTCCAGCAAAACCAATTAAAGCACCTGGCTCTGCAATATTGATATCTCCTAACATGGCATAAGAAGCTGTTACACCTCCTGTTGTGGGATCCGTCAATAATGAAATATAAGGGATCTTAGCTTCAGAAAGTAATGCTAATTTAGCAGAAGTTTTAGCCATCTGCATTAAAGAAAATGCGGCTTCCATCATACGAGCTCCTCCTGATTTTGAAATTAATAAAAAAGGAAGTTTATTTTCAATACAAAAATCAATAGCACGTGCAATTTTTTCTCCTACAACTGATCCCATTGACCCTCCAATAAATGAAAAATCCATACAAGCAATTACGGTTTCATGTCCATTAATTTTACCGTAAGCTGTACGAATGGCATCTTTTAATTCAGTTTTCTTTTTAGCGTCCTTTAAACGATCTGTATATTTTTTCTTATCCTCAAATTTTAAAGGATCCTTACTCTCCAGTTTTGGGTTTAATTCTTTAAATTTATTATCATCAAAAAGAATTTCAAAATATTCTTTACTTCCAATTTTTACATGATAGCCATCTTCTGGACTTACATATAAATTCTTTTGTAACTCCTCTGTGTCAATTATCTTCCCACTAGGTGTTTTATACCATAAGCCTTTGGGTAGATCTTTTTTCTCTTCAGTAGGTGTCTGTATATTTTTTTTACTTCTTCTAAACCAAGCCATATCGTCAGTTATTAAATTTGAGTTTACACTTTCCAAATTTACATTTTTTCATACATTTCTCGTAATTTTTCTCGAGTAATGGTTTTTTGCCACTCTTTTCCTAATGCATTTTCCCAAAGCGGAACTAGACTTAATGCTACATCAATCATAGTGTTAAATTGATCATCTGTCAAATCTTTACATAAACCTGTCGGAATATCAATATTATGTTTTTTAACCATTTTCTTAAATTCTGCTACACCTTCTGGGTAAAATTCTTCTAATTGATCAAAAACAATACAATTTCCAATTCCATGTTTTGTTCCTAATAAATACGATAGTCCATAGCTCATTGCGTGTGCTACTCCTACTTGTGAGTAAGCAATACTCATCCCTCCATGCCATGAAGCCATCATCAATTTATCTTGAGCGTCTTCATCAATTTCATCTTTTTCTAAATAGACTTCTCGACAAAGATCTAATGCTTTTTCACCATAACTTTCAGAGAAAGCATTTAAATAGGTTCCTGTTAAAGATTCAATACAGTGAATATAACAATCCATTCCTGTATAAAACCATTGATTCGTAGGTACACCTTGTGTTAATTCAGGATCTAAAACAACCTGATCAAAAGGTGTATAATCCGAATTCATTCCTAATTTACGTTCAGGACCTGTTAAAACCGTTGTCCTTGAAACTTCTGCTCCTGTCCCTGAAATAGTAGGAATTCCCACATGGTAAACCCCTTGGTTTTTAACCAAATCCCATCCTTGATAATCAGCTGAAGAGCCTGGGTTCGTCAACATCAACGCAATGGCTTTGGCATAATCCAACATGGTACCTCCTCCAATACCTATAATTCCTGAAGGAATTTCATCAAATTCAGCTACAATTTCATCACGATATTGATCTACATATTTGGTTTTAGGTTCTTCTTCAGCACTTACATAAATAATTTTATCATTATGATGTAACGGAATACGTTTTACAATAAAATCATTTCCTTTAAAAACATCATCTACTATAAATATAAATGGTGCCTTATCACTTTTTCGTTTTGGAGTCAAAATTTCATCTAATTGATTAAAACATCCTCGCCCAAAAACAACACGAGGAACCATTGGAAAATTTCTAAAACTCATATTCTATTTTTTTATCATTCAATAATCAATATAATTACTGAATTATTATATATCTATATTAATTTTTAATTCTTTTTAATCGAACCATCAAACGTTTTGCATATTCATCAGACACTACTTCAAAATCAAATTTTTCATAGAGTTTATGTGCATATTTCGTTCTTAGATTCCAATTATCAATTGTTTTAAACCTATCATCTGAAAAAATCTTTTCAAATAAAAATTGAGCATGACCATTAGCTCTATATTTTTCTTTCACAAAAACATCGCGAATATAAGCAAAAGTTGAACGATCATTTATAACACGTACATAAGCAATAACTTCATCCTCTATCAAGGCAAAATTATCACTATGATTTAATGATTTAATGAGTTGTTCTTCCGATTTATCTATTGCCCAATGTTGCTTCATTAAATAACGAGCAATATCTACTTTTTGATCTTCAGTAAGTTTTGTTACAAAACTGGGCATATACTATTATTTATTTAAATATTCTTTGGCTTTTATTAAATCTTCTGGGGTATCAATTTCAATTCCCATAAAGTCGGTTTCCACCATTTTTATTTTTTTCCCGTATTCTAAATAACGAATACATTCAATTTTTTCAGTTGCTTCTAATGAACGCATCGGTAAATGATAAAAATCTAAAATGGCTTGTTTTCTGAAGGCATAAACTCCTATATGTTCAAAAAAGCGAGCTCCCGCTTCTTTATCACGTGGATAAGGTATCGGTGAACGTGAAAAATACAAAGCAAAGTTATTCTGATCTACAATTACTTTCACATAATTAGGATCGGTAATATCTTTCCAATTGGTCATTTCTTGCATTAAAGATGCTAAATCAATTTCTTCTGCTCCTTCTTCTTTAAAAACAGATATGACTTTTTCAAGTGGTTCTTTTTTCACAAAAGGTTCATCTCCTTGTACATTGACTACAATATCAACATCCATATTTTCAACGGCTTCTGCAATTCGATCACTTCCACATTCATGCTCTTTGATACTCATGATAGCTTTCCCACCATATTTTTCCAACTCATTTTTTATAATCTCACTATCTGTTACCACGTAAACTTCATCAAACAGATTGGTTGCAACTGTTGCTTCATAAGTACGGACAATAACAGGCTTTCCACCTAAATCAGCCATTAGCTTACCTGGAAAACGAGTAGCTCCATAACGAGCAGGTATCATTGCTATAATTTTCATAAGCCTATCCTAATTCTCTCTTAAAAGAGAAAAGTTTTAATTTATAATACAGATTGAATTGCTTTCACCATTTTTTGTGCTCGTTCTCTCACCTCTTCTTCCGTCCATGACAACTTAATTAAACACGATATATTTCGTGCAATATAATCGTCTGATTGAGGGAAAGAAGCTGTATTCAAATCTTGCATTCCTTTTTTAATTTGATCCGAAATTGGGAATAACGATTTCATATCTTTCAAATGATTCCATTTGCGAATGTAATGCCAATTATTTTCATAATAATTCCAATAACCATCAATCCCTGCTTCTTTAAACGCTACCACTACTTTCTTAGTTAATACTTCTGTAGGCATAAAAAATGATAAAAATGTTGCACTATCTCCGGCCTCATCTGGAATTCTTCTAAATTGAACTTCTGGAATGGTCGCTAAGGCATCTTTTATAATCTTTTTATTTTTACGTTGAATAGCTAAAAATTCATCTGTTCTACGAACCTGGGCTAATCCAACTGCTGCATTAAGTTCTGAAATTCGATAGTTATAACCAATAAAAGGATGATCTTCTGCTCCTCGATCATTTCCTACATGATCATGTCCATGATCAGAATAATGATCCGCATTTTTAGCAAATGCATCGTTATCTGTAATCACAGCTCCTCCTTCTCCACAAGTGATGGTCTTCACAAAATCGAAAGAAAAACATCCTACATCACCTATAGTTCCTAATGATTTTCCTTTGTAAGTTCCAGCATAAGCTTGGCAAGCATCTTCCAACAAGAAAATATTATGTTTATCACAAATTGCTTTTAAAGCGTCTAAATCTGCCATAGAACCACACATGTGTACTGGCATAATCACTTTTGTTCTAGGAGTTATAGCTGCTTCTACTGCTTTTGGATCAAGGGTTAACGTATCATCGATCTCAACTAAAATAGGGGTTGCCCCAGCTGCTAAAATAGATTCAAAACTTGCTACAAAAGTAAAAGTAGGCATAATCACCTCATCACCTGCTCCAACACCTAAGATAGCTAAGGCCAAATTCAAAGCTGTTGTTCCACTTGTTGTTAACTGTGCATGTTTTACACCTAATCTATTTTGTAATTCTGTTTCTAATTCTTTTGCTTTCCAGTGTCCATTACGCATTCCGTCAAAACCGTAACGCATTAAAACTCCTGTTTCTAGAACGTCATTCACTTCTTTACGTTCTGCATCTCCAAATAATTCAAATCCTGGCATTATATTGTAGAATTTATGGTTAAATTTTATCAAAGATAGGGAAAATTATAAACAAAAAAATCAGAATTACACAAATGAGAAAAATCAAACCAATTTAATAGAAAAAGTCTTTTATATGACTTATATTTGTTACTCATCAAATTCATTATAGCACTATGCAATTACTTGACGGTAAAAAACTTTCAAAAGAAATTAAAGAAGAAATTAAAATTTCAGTTCAAAAAATTGTTAAAGAAGGAAAACGCCCACCACACTTGGCTGCTATTTTAGTAGGAAATGACGGTGCTAGTCAAACCTATGTTAACCATAAAGTAAAATCATGTGAGCAAGTTGGTTTTGAATCTACTTTAGTACGATTATCTGAAGAGACTACTGAAGAAGAATTGTTAGCAGAAATTGAAAAATTAAATCAAAACTCTAAAATTGATGGTTTTATTGTTCAATTACCTTTACCGAAACAAATTGACCAAGATAAAGTAATTGGTGCCATTAACCCTAAAAAAGATGTAGATGGTTTTCATCCTGAAAATTTTGGTAGAATGGCTTTAGATTTACCTACTTTTCTTCCTGCAACTCCTTATGGAATTATGATGTTATTAGAACGTAATAATGTTGATACTAAAGGGAAACATACTGTCGTAATAGGTAGAAGTAAAATTGTTGGCTCTCCAATGAGTATTTTATTAGCTCAACGTCATACTCCAGGAAATAGTACTGTTACACTAACTCATAGTGCAACTGAAAATTTATCAGAATTCACTAAAAAAGCAGATATTATTGTAGTAGCATTAGGGGTTCCTAATTTTTTAAAGGGTGATATGATTAAAGAAGGTGCTGTTATTGTTGATGTAGGAATTACACGTGTTGAAGATCAAACAAAGAAAAACGGTTTTCGCTTAATTGGAGATGTAGACTTTGAAGAAGTAGCTCCAAAAGCTTCATGGATTACACCCGTTCCAGGAGGAGTTGGCCCCATGACGGTTACCATGTTAATGAAAAACACTTTGTTAGCCTACGAACGATTTGCATAAAGAATTTAGAAAACAAAAAATACACTTAAACGATCTTATCAAGATTATAAAACCTTGACAAGGTCGTTTTTTATAGCCCTAAAATTCTTTTAATTTTTTAGTTTTAGTTTACTTCGTACCTTTGTACGGTTTTTACAAAGGATATGACACAACAACTACCCATAATGGAATCATTTTACACCATCCAAGGAGAAGGTAATTATGCAGGTACTCCTGCCTATTTTATTCGATTGGGAGGTTGTGATATAGGTTGCCATTGGTGTGATGTAAAAGAAAGTTGGGATGAAAATGCACATCCAAAAATGTCTATCAATCAAATTATAAATGAAATCCCTAAAGAAGTTAAACTAGTAGTGATCACAGGAGGGGAACCTTGCATGTATGATTTAACCCTTTTAACTTCTAAACTAAAATCTAAAGGAATTCAAACTAATTTAGAAACTAGTGGTGCTTATGAAATTAAAGGAACATTTGACTGGATCTGTTTATCACCTAAAAAAAGAAAACTTCCTTTAGAATCTTCTTTAGAAAAAGCGCATGAATTAAAAGTGATTATCTACAATCAAGATGATTTTAAATTTGCTGAGCATTTTGCCAACTCAATTTCTCCTTCATGTAAAAAATACTTAC from Flavobacteriaceae bacterium UJ101 encodes:
- a CDS encoding dTDP-4-amino-4,6-dideoxygalactose transaminase (Catalyzes the second (last) step of the biosynthesis of Kdo8N (8-amino-3,8-dideoxy-D-manno-octulosonate) from Kdo (3- deoxy-D-manno-octulosonate); Belongs to the DegT/DnrJ/EryC1 family.; KEGG: mic:Mic7113_6540 dTDP-4-amino-4,6-dideoxygalactose transaminase) → MPGFELFGDAERKEVNDVLETGVLMRYGFDGMRNGHWKAKELETELQNRLGVKHAQLTTSGTTALNLALAILGVGAGDEVIMPTFTFVASFESILAAGATPILVEIDDTLTLDPKAVEAAITPRTKVIMPVHMCGSMADLDALKAICDKHNIFLLEDACQAYAGTYKGKSLGTIGDVGCFSFDFVKTITCGEGGAVITDNDAFAKNADHYSDHGHDHVGNDRGAEDHPFIGYNYRISELNAAVGLAQVRRTDEFLAIQRKNKKIIKDALATIPEVQFRRIPDEAGDSATFLSFFMPTEVLTKKVVVAFKEAGIDGYWNYYENNWHYIRKWNHLKDMKSLFPISDQIKKGMQDLNTASFPQSDDYIARNISCLIKLSWTEEEVRERAQKMVKAIQSVL
- the queE gene encoding 7-carboxy-7-deazaguanine synthase (Catalyzes the conversion of 6-carboxy-5,6,7,8- tetrahydropterin (CPH4) to 7-carboxy-7-deazaguanine (CDG); Belongs to the radical SAM superfamily. 7-carboxy-7- deazaguanine synthase family.; KEGG: aci:ACIAD2600 7-carboxy-7-deazaguanine synthase), producing MESFYTIQGEGNYAGTPAYFIRLGGCDIGCHWCDVKESWDENAHPKMSINQIINEIPKEVKLVVITGGEPCMYDLTLLTSKLKSKGIQTNLETSGAYEIKGTFDWICLSPKKRKLPLESSLEKAHELKVIIYNQDDFKFAEHFANSISPSCKKYLQVEWSKRDQFQNKILDYVMKNPTWSISTQTHKYLNIR
- the yiaY gene encoding alcohol dehydrogenase (Catalyzes the first step of the biosynthesis of Kdo8N (8-amino-3,8-dideoxy-D-manno-octulosonate) from Kdo (3-deoxy-D- manno-octulosonate); Belongs to the iron-containing alcohol dehydrogenase family.; KEGG: ppt:PPS_2070 alcohol dehydrogenase), yielding MSFRNFPMVPRVVFGRGCFNQLDEILTPKRKSDKAPFIFIVDDVFKGNDFIVKRIPLHHNDKIIYVSAEEEPKTKYVDQYRDEIVAEFDEIPSGIIGIGGGTMLDYAKAIALMLTNPGSSADYQGWDLVKNQGVYHVGIPTISGTGAEVSRTTVLTGPERKLGMNSDYTPFDQVVLDPELTQGVPTNQWFYTGMDCYIHCIESLTGTYLNAFSESYGEKALDLCREVYLEKDEIDEDAQDKLMMASWHGGMSIAYSQVGVAHAMSYGLSYLLGTKHGIGNCIVFDQLEEFYPEGVAEFKKMVKKHNIDIPTGLCKDLTDDQFNTMIDVALSLVPLWENALGKEWQKTITREKLREMYEKM
- the kdsB gene encoding 3-deoxy-manno-octulosonate cytidylyltransferase (Activates KDO (a required 8-carbon sugar) for incorporation into bacterial lipopolysaccharide in Gram-negative bacteria; Belongs to the KdsB family.; KEGG: rfr:Rfer_1242 3-deoxy-manno-octulosonate cytidylyltransferase (CMP-KDO synthetase)); translated protein: MIPARYGATRFPGKLMADLGGKPVIVRTYEATVATNLFDEVYVVTDSEIIKNELEKYGGKAIMSIKEHECGSDRIAEAVENMDVDIVVNVQGDEPFVKKEPLEKVISVFKEEGAEEIDLASLMQEMTNWKDITDPNYVKVIVDQNNFALYFSRSPIPYPRDKEAGARFFEHIGVYAFRKQAILDFYHLPMRSLEATEKIECIRYLEYGKKIKMVETDFMGIEIDTPEDLIKAKEYLNK
- the folD gene encoding methylenetetrahydrofolate dehydrogenase (NADP(+)) (Catalyzes the oxidation of 5,10- methylenetetrahydrofolate to 5,10-methenyltetrahydrofolate and then the hydrolysis of 5,10-methenyltetrahydrofolate to 10- formyltetrahydrofolate; Belongs to the tetrahydrofolate dehydrogenase/cyclohydrolase family.; KEGG: fph:Fphi_0420 methylenetetrahydrofolate dehydrogenase (NADP+) / methenyltetrahydrofolate cyclohydrolase), with protein sequence MQLLDGKKLSKEIKEEIKISVQKIVKEGKRPPHLAAILVGNDGASQTYVNHKVKSCEQVGFESTLVRLSEETTEEELLAEIEKLNQNSKIDGFIVQLPLPKQIDQDKVIGAINPKKDVDGFHPENFGRMALDLPTFLPATPYGIMMLLERNNVDTKGKHTVVIGRSKIVGSPMSILLAQRHTPGNSTVTLTHSATENLSEFTKKADIIVVALGVPNFLKGDMIKEGAVIVDVGITRVEDQTKKNGFRLIGDVDFEEVAPKASWITPVPGGVGPMTVTMLMKNTLLAYERFA